One genomic segment of Cryptococcus neoformans var. neoformans JEC21 chromosome 8 sequence includes these proteins:
- a CDS encoding transcription activator snf2l1, putative → MNPLLAASSAANPNNTSVDDDKLSDYVPNSRDLSVSRAPSVIASEDAGHLDTAPQTPEPEEDEEDEIPEDELNEEELMDGKKITPSAAKRAAQASAKKAQTAERKAQHAEIGKKRSAIEQARFADSMKRFNYLLGQTELFQHFIDLKRQREPQFAQMLDEQIAKQAGKGKKKAIDNRHRKSEKEEDEELLKDEEEDEPFVFEESPAYVKGGKMRDYQVQGLNWMVSLHHNGINGILADEMGLGKTLQTVAFIGYLKFHLGIPGPHLIIVPKSTLDNWAREVAKWVPGFDVVVLQGTKEERGELISRRILTQDFDVLITSYEMCLREKSTLKRFSWEYIIIDEAHRIKNVDSLLSQIIRTFVSRGRLLITGTPLQNNLQELWALLNFILPDVFSSSEDFDAWFKTKDEADPDAVVKQLHKVLRPFLLRRVKADVEHSLLPKKEINLYVGMTEMQRKWYKSLLEKDIDAVNGMTGKKEGKTRLLNIVMQLRKCCNHPYLFDGAEPGPPFTTDQHLVDNAGKMVILDKLLKSMKAKGSRVLIFSQMSRMLDILEDYCQFRGHQYCRIDGSTAHEDRIAAIDEYNAPESEKFVFLLTTRAGGLGINLVTADIVVLFDSDWNPQADLQAMDRAHRIGQTKQVYVFRFITQDAVEERILERATQKLKLDQLVIQEGRAQQTAKVAQNKDDLLDMIQHGAEKIINNKESMLIDDDIDEIIRRGEERTKEINSKYAGLDLDALNNFKSESLVNTWEGEDYGNRQQKRPLLWIEPSKRERKTNYSVDQYYRDSLKTGGPKADKPKVARAPKQVVVNDFQFYPPRLAELQNKETDWHRKSINYQVPVREPEEGETQEQVEAEQKEEQERIDNAVPLSEEEVAEKETLVGEGFHDWQRRHFQSFIRALEKYGRDDLEKVVTDVADRTEDEVREYAAVFFERYKELKDWERIMDRIRAGEEKIKEQQDRIDVLHRKIKATRFPLQELKIVYGQNKGKAYSDEEDRFLLVRMHHHGIDRDDCYELIKRDIGEWPLFRFDWFFKSRTPDELRRRAQTLLLCIMKEDDKVEDEKKPIKGKKRPIDELKSGPGSRDTTPSAAGSKGSKKKKV, encoded by the exons ATG AACCCTCTATTAGCAGCCTCCAGCGCTGCAAACCCCAACAACACTTCCGTGGACGACGACAAGCTGTCAGACTATGTTCCCAACTCACGCGATCTGAGCGTTTCTCGCGCT CCTTCTGTAATAGCTTCCGAAGATGCAGGTCATCTCGACACCGCACCACAAACACCTGAGccggaggaagatgaggaggatgagattcCCGAGGATGAATTGAACGAGGAGGAATTAatggatggaaag AAGATCACACCTTCTGCTGCCAAGCGTGCTGCCCAGGCTAGTGCGAAAAAGGCGCAAACggcagaaagaaaagcTCAGCATGCGGAAATCGGTAAGAAGCGAAGTGCCATTGAGCAAGCAAGG TTTGCGGACTCTATGAAGAGATTCAACTATTTACTTGGACAGACCGAGCTTTTCCAGCACTTTATCGATCTCAAG CGCCAACGAGAGCCCCAGTTTGCGCAAATGCTGGACGAGCAGATTGCCAAGCAAGCGGGTAAGGGTAAAAAGAAGGCAAT CGATAACCGACACCGCAAgtctgaaaaggaagaagatgaagaacttttgaaggatgaagaagaggatgaaccGTTCGTGTTCGAGGAGAGTCCGGCGT ACGTCAAGGGCGGCAAGATGCGAGATTATCAAGTTCAGGGCCTAAACTGGATGGTTTCTCTGCACCACAACGGTATCAATGGTATTCTTGCTGATGAAATG GGTCTCGGCAAAACTTTGCAAACTGTCGCTTTCATCGGATATCTCAAATTCCACCTAGGTATCCCCGGACCTCACCTCATCATTGTCCCCAAATCTACACTCGACAACTGGGCTAGAGAAGTTGCCAAGTGGGTCCCAGGATTCGATGTCGTTGTGCTCCAAGGCACCAAGGAAGAGCGAGGCGAACTCATCTCAAGGCGTATCCTCACTCAAGACTTTGACGTTCTCATCACGTCATACGAAATGTGTCTTCGAGAAAAGTCTACTCTCAAACGATTTAGCTGGGAGTATATTATCATTGACGAAGCTCATCGTATCAAGAATGTCGactcccttctttcgcaGATTATTAGGACGTTCGTCAGTCGTGGAAGGTTACTGATTACCGGTACACCATTGCAAAACAATTTGCAAGAGCTGTGGGCCTTGTTGAACTTTATCTTGCCCGAcgtcttctcttccag TGAGGACTTCGATGCCTGGTTCAAGACCAAGGACGAAGCCGATCCCGACGCCGTTGTCAAGCAACTCCACAAAGTCCTCCGACCTTTCCTGCTTCGACGAGTCAAAGCCGATGTCGAGCACTCTCTCTtgccaaagaaggagattaACCTTTATGTCGGTATGACTGAGATGCAGAGGAAGTGGTACAAGAGTCTTCTGGAGAAGGATATCGATGCCGTCAACGGTATGACTGGTAAGAAGGAGGGCAAAACGAGGTTGTTGAACATTGTTATGCAACTCCGAAAATGTTGTAACCACCCATACC TCTTTGATGGCGCCGAGCCCGGGCCGCCTTTTACCACCGATCAGCATCTTGTTGACAATGCTGGTAAAATGGTCATTCTTGACAAACTCCTCAAATCCatgaaggcgaagggtTCTCGGGTTCTCATCTTTTCTCAAATGAGTAGAATGTTGGACATCTTGGAGGATTACTGTCAGTTCCGTGGACACC AGTACTGCCGTATTGATGGTAGTACCGCTCATGAGGACCGAATCGCTGCGATTGACGAGTACAACGCCCCTGAGAGTGAGAAATTCGTATTCCTTCTTACTACCCGAGCTGGTGGTTTGGGTATCAACCTTGTTACCGCCGACATTGTCGTTCTCTTTGATTCAGACTG GAACCCTCAAGCCGATTTACAAGCTATGGACAGAGCTCACCGTATTGGTCAGACAAAGCAAGTCTACGTCTTTAGGTTCATCACGCAGGATGCTGTAGAGGAACGTATCCTTGAACGAGCCACACAAAAGCTCAAGCTGGATCAGCTTGTTATCCAGGAGGGCAGGGCACAGCAAACTGCTAAAG TGGCCCAGAACAAGGATGACTTGCTTGACATGATTCAACATGGCGCGGAGAAGATtatcaacaacaaggagAG CATGTTGATTGATGACGACATCGATGAAATTATTCgacgaggagaggaaaggacCAAGGAGATTAACAGCAAATATGCCGGTCTCGACCTTGACGCTTTGAATAACTTCAAGTCTGAAAGTCTGGTAAACACCTGGGAAGGCGAGGATTATGGCAACAGG CAACAAAAACGTCCCCTTCTTTGGATTGAGCCTTCCAAACGAGAGCGAAAGACCAATTATTCTGTGGATCAGTATTACCGAGACTCTCTCAAGACTGGAGGGCCCAAGGCGGACAAACCCAAGGTTGCTCGTGCTCCCAAGCAGGTCGTCGTCAACGACTTCCAGTTCTATCCCCCTCGTCTTGCGGAGCTACAGAACAAGGAGACCGACTGGCACAGGAAGAGTATCAACTACCAAGTACCTGTGAGGGAAcctgaagaaggagagacaCAAGAACAGGTGGAGGCTGAGcaaaaggaggaacaggAAAGGATCGACAATGCCGTCCCCCTctcggaagaggaagttgCAGAAAAGGAAACTCTTGTTGGTGAAGGGTTCCACGACTGGCAGCGGAGGCATTTCCAGTCTTTCATCAGAGCATTGGAAAAGTACGGGCGAGATGATCTGGAAAAGGTCGTGACCGATGTTGCGGACCGAACAGAGGATGAAGTCAGGGAGTATGCGGCTGTCTTTTTTGAAAGATATAAGGAACTCAAGG ATTGGGAGAGGATCATGGACCGTATCCGAGCaggtgaagaaaagattAAGGAGCAGCAAGACCGTATCGATGTCCTCCATCGCAAGATCAAAGCTACTCGTTTCCCTCTCCAGGAACTCAAGATCGTCTACGGTCAAAATAAAGGCAAGGCTTATagcgacgaagaagaccgATTCTTGCTTGTGAGGATGCACCACCACGGTATCGATAGGGACGACTGTTACGAATTGATCAAGCGAGATATTGGGGAATGGCCACTTTTCAG GTTTGACTGGTTTTTCAAGAGTCGGACTCCTGATGAGCTCAGGCGACGGGCTCAAACTTTGTTGTTATGTATCatgaaggaagatgataaggttgaggatgaaaagaagcctATCAAGGGCAAG AAACGTCCGATTGACGAGCTCAAATCTGGTCCGGGATCAAGAGACACCACACCAAGTGCAGCCGGGTCAAAGGGtagcaagaagaagaaggtgtaG
- a CDS encoding cyclin dependent kinase C, putative encodes MRFSSRDEEPEDGEVVEDDAVWKNPLATTKYLKGAPSVSSSQKTSSYKKSRPSFIPSLDPADDDGHRPRRPPPPSLSSPPYQQSRHRSSSHNRKTISYEDEERGSGMQHALPKNPQTRQYPHSTEMREPEQRREDKYAKEPRSPHRREGYYSSRRGDGRDYPPQLDRERYGPARRLESGGDGGYGDRSRDRNMDRGGYRDKDDRRSYGRPSDSSAWGRPPREEYRDRRPEEFARHPTGERYREDSRERFPVDRDTGQRRSCSPVRIRSPERSSDRPLTPVPDNGRTSSPDHGAKNIASSRGHRSSPSHSSNHEDHNGEKGNGPIKLNRNRHRPSLPLKHISTQPPRSPSAPPPPPPPDPSTVPPSPTEPPPPMPGNLSLEQTVPHAPNPRAQMATRPPSPKREEGEIRQETESVVFKFKLWTAEEELKALGKNFGGSSTLMRYNMGTKLGEGTFGVVTKAVENDTKRAVALKKITQHNFRDGAHITTLREIKILKSLQHPNVVPLLNMVISRHDNHSENTFIKNEVFMVFPYMDHDLCGLLSNNDFKVNHSGAKCIMKQLLDGMAYIHSNNIIHRDIKTANILVDKHGQIMIADFGLARPWTDNKKMPPHLATEYTNMVVTRWYRAPELLLGWCNYGPAVDIWSIGCVLGEMYLRRPILPGGGDREQLSMIFAKCGPLNEETWSGWQDLPGFPEAHGFAWDKTPRDTSILEESKSWHMDRGGADLLVKLLSLDPSKRPTASEALDHPWFWVSPKPAETINLDFAASHEMSAWHKQPAAAPVQPPPQKAYQTQQAYQSQQTHHAQQIYQPQQPYVAYQSGYGNQQRGHGGYQQQTANATRHNLAMNPYASSQVGNAQGYNQQPYMQAQGVSNMPPGADAYGGINPYGAPVAYNTASLPPPNMAYNGQSSFNGGGGLTGGGGQQYSLPHQSYLPPGPPPMMHGNVNRPSRPPPPTSSEGRPLAAAPFPLAGGGGGGGGMKTFAPPPPFSLAGGGGGGRGGMPPTMKRPPSDSRRDFGGDHKRQRTEAPLPYD; translated from the exons ATGCGCTTCTCATCCCGGGATGAAGAGCCTGAAGACGGCGAGGTTGTAGAAGATGACGCTGTCTGGAAAAACCCTTTGGCGACGACTAAATATTTGAAGGGTGCACCTTCTGTCTCGTCCTCTCAGAAAACATCCAGTTATAAGAAATCCAGGCCATCGTTTATTCCTTCGCTCGATCcggcagatgatgatggacaTCGCCCCCGAcgtcctccacctccatcactttcttctcctccttacCAGCAGTCACGGCATCGTTCCTCGTCCCACAACAGAAAAACCATCTCGtacgaagatgaagaacgAGGCTCGGGGATGCAGCATGCCTTGCCGAAGAACCCCCAAACAAGACAGTATCCTCATTCAACAGAGATGCGAGAACCAGAGCAGCGAAGAGAAGACAAATATGCAAAGGAACCACGGTCTCCTCATCGCCGTGAAGGTTACTATTCTTCCAGAAGAGGGGACGGACGGGATTATCCTCCCCAGCTTGACCGTGAGCGTTATGGACCAGCGAGGCGACTTGAATCAGGAGGTGACGGTGGATACGGAGACCGAAGCCGAGACAGAAATATGGATAGAGGCGGATATAGAGATAAGGATGACCGTCGTTCATATGGTCGGCCTTCAGATTCTTCAGCTTGGGGAAGACCTCCACGTGAAGAGTATAGGGACCGGAGGCCGGAAGAATTTGCTCGCCATCCTACTGGAGAAAGGTACCGAGAAGATTCGCGCGAAAGATTCCCAGTAGATAGGGACACTGGTCAACGCCGATCATGTTCGCCTGTTCGCATACGTTCACCTGAAAGATCTAGCGACCGGCCCTTGACGCCTGTACCAGATAACGGTCGAACCTCATCACCAGACCATGGCGCTAAGAACATCGCATCCTCACGAGGTCATCGTTCAAGTCCCAGCCATTCATCTAATCATGAAGATCACAATGGCGAAAAAGGAAACGGTCCCATAAAGCTCAACCGTAACAGACATCGCCCTTCCTTACCTTTAAAGCATATTTCTACACAACCACCCCGAtctccttctgctcctccaccacctccgccCCCTGATCCGTCAACTGttccaccttctcccactGAACCGCCACCTCCAATGCCAGGGAACCTTTCCCTGGAACAAACAGTCCCCCATGCGCCAAACCCTCGTGCTCAGATGGCGACTCGGCCTCCATCACCAAAacgggaagaaggagagataaGGCAGGAGACAGAATCCGTAGTCTTCAAATTCAAGTTATGGACTgcagaggaggagttgAAGGCATTGGGCAAGAATTTTGGAGGATCGTCGACTTTGATGAGGTACAATATGGGAACTAAGCTTGGTGAAGGGACCTTTGG AGTTGTAACGAAGGCCGTTGAGAATGATACAAAGAGAGCAGTTGCGCTGAAAAAAATCACACAACATAATTTCCGTGATGGG GCTCATATTACTACGCTGCGTGAAATCAAGATTTTGAAGAGCCTCCAACATCCAAACGTTGTTCCGCTTTTAAATATGGTCATATCGCGAC ATGACAACCATTCTGAAAATACCTTTATTAAAAACGAGGTTTTCATGGTCTTCCCATATATGGATCACGATTTGTGCGGTTTGCTCAGCAACAACGACTTCAAGGTGAACCATTCAGGAGCAAAGTGTATCATGAAACAGCTTCTCGATGGGATGGCATATATCCATTCCAACAACATTATCCATCGAGATATCAAAACGGCCAATATCCTCGTTGATAAGCACGGTCAAATTATGATTGCCGACTTTGGTCTGGCGCGTCCATGGACGGACAACAAGAAGATGCCACCTCATCTGGCGACCGAATACACTAACATGGTAGTCACGCGATGGTACCGTGCGCCCGAACTTCTTTTGGGATGGTGCAACTACGGTCCAGCGGTGGACATTTGGTCAATCGGCTGTGTGTTGGGAGAAATGTACCTGCGTAGACCGATTTTACCAGGTGGCGGGGATAGAGAACAGTTGAGCATGATCTTTGCCAAATGTGGCCCGTTGAATGAAGAGACCTGGTCGGGGTGGCAAGATTTACCTGGTTTCCCAGAAGCGCATGGTTTCGCGTGGGATAAGACACCGCGGGATACGAGTATTCTGGAGGAGAGCAAATCGTGGCA TATGGACCGTGGTGGAGCGGATTTGTTGGTCAAGCTATTATCCCTCGATCCGAGCAAGCGACCAACGGCGAGCGAGGCTCTTGATCACCCTTGGTTCTGGGTCTCGCCCAAGCCGGCAGAAAC CATCAACCTTGACTTTGCAGCTTCACATGAAATGTCAGCTTGGCATAAGCAACCCGCCGCTGCTCCAGTTCAACCGCCGCCGCAGAAGGCGTATCAAACTCAACAAGCGTATCAATCTCAGCAAACGCATCACGCTCAACAAATTTACCAGCCTCAACAGCCATATGTTGCTTATCAGTCTGGCTATGGCAACCAGCAGCGCGGTCACGGCGGTTACCAACAACAAACCGCAAACGCAACCAGGCACAATCTTGCAATGAATCCTTACGCATCTTCGCAAGTAGGGAATGCGCAAGGATACAATCAGCAACCGTACATGCAAGCGCAAGGGGTATCTAACATGCCGCCTGGTGCAGATGCTTATGGTGGGATAAACCCATATGGTGCGCCCGTTGCATACAATACAGcgtctctccctcctcccaatATGGCATACAACGGGCAATCATCATTCAACGGAGGAGGCGGTTTAACAGGCGGCGGGGGTCAACAGTattctcttccacatcAATCATATCTTCCACCAGGCCCTCCACCAATGATGCACGGTAATGTCAATCGCCCTTCTCGACCGCCGCCTCCCACCAGCAGTGAAGGGCGGCCTCTAGCAGCAGCGCCTTTCCCGTtggcaggaggaggaggaggaggaggaggaatgaAAACTTTTgcgccgccgccacctTTCAGCTTGgcaggtggaggtgggggTGGTAGAGGAGGGATGCCACCcacgatgaagaggccTCCTTCGGATAGTCGAAGGGATTTTGGCGGGGACCATAAAAGACAGAGAACAGAGGCGCCATTACCTTATGATTGA
- a CDS encoding nucleoside-triphosphatase, putative produces MSQKQLFAAFDVTRQVFYRSSLSVGIVNLKPLLPGHVLIVPKRVVPRLADLEANEVSDLFLSVQHIGKVLEDVYKARAMTVSLQDGVAAGQSVPHVHIHLIPRHPTDYDGKNDRIYPLLEQSEKQLHGDLKNSDVPVANGRDDDGQTEAQVGKWEVPKDEDRKPRSMEEMEREANWLASFFKSSTNSL; encoded by the exons ATGTCCCAAAAGCAACTGTTCGCTGCTTTTGACGTAACCCGCCAAG TCTTCTACcgctcttccctttccgTTGGGATTGTCAACCTCAAACCTCTTTTACCAGGCC ATGTACTAATCGTGCCCAAACGTGTTGTCCCAAGGCTCGCTGATCTGGAAGCCAATGAAGTATCagatctttttctttcggTCCAGCATATTGGCAAGgttcttgaagatgtctACAAAGCACGGGCTATGACAGTTTCTCTGCAG GACGGCGTCGCTGCTGGACAGTCGGTGCCGCATGTGCACATACACCTAATCCCCCGTCATCCTACAGATTATGACGGAAAGAACGATCGAATATACCCACTTCTAGAGCAGTCTGAGAAGCAGCTCCATGGCGATTTGAAAAATTCAGATGTACCAGTTGCGAATGGcagggatgatgatggtcaAACCGAGGCGCAGGTGGGGAAATGGGAGGTCCcgaaggatgaagatagaAAGCCTAGGAgtatggaggagatggagagagaggcCAACTGGCTGGCTAGTTTCTTTAAAAGCAGCACGAATAGTTTATAG
- a CDS encoding expressed protein: MPGLFSLPPPSVTLALGGLTTSYVFFSSVTDMNWGIVPLLNGRFGAVDIDEKKRIKMWSIYFKRAATGLVGGSVLSALLNFTTAYIHPSPLTRRITFISAVTSLLILPITFASGILPINSRLFEIAKGAETTKDDEVKSLVEAWGKKHLLRMPAYTGAWVLSFFALVYDGRI, translated from the exons ATGCCTGGCCTCTTCTCGCTCCCGCCTCCTAGTGTCACCCTGGCTTTGGGCGGACTCACCACTTCCTATGTTTTCTTCAGCAGTGTGACAGACATGAACTGGGGTATTGTCCCACTACTTAACGGCCGCTTTGGTGCTGTCGATATTgacgaaaagaagaggatcaaGATGTGGTCCATCTATTTTAAGAGAGCTGCT ACTGGTCTCGTTGGTGGCTCAGTTCTCTCTGCTCTTTTGAACTTCACTACGGCTTACATTCATCCATCGCCTCTCACCCGCCGTATTACTTTCATTTCCGCAGTAACTTCACTCCTTATCCTACCCATTACTTTTGCCTCGGGTATTCTGCCCATCAATAGCCGACTCTTTGAGATAGCGAAGGGGGCAGAAACCACGAAGGACGACGAAGTGAAGAGCCTTGTGGAAGCGTGGGGGAAGAAGCATCTTTTGAGAATGCCTGCCTACACTGGTGCATGGGTATTGAGCTTCTTCGCACTCGTTTACGACGGCAGGATTTAA
- a CDS encoding kinase regulator, putative, protein MSTLFNIKSGQSRTFKPKKVPEGTKQWQLKQYAQQTLGSGNLRTAVKLPEGEDLQEWIAVHVVDFFNHVNMLYGTVSEFCTPTECPVMNAGPKYEYFWEDGTNYKKPTQLSAPAYVEALMSWTQSILDDEKHFPQTIGKRFPPTFMTTAKTILRRLFRVYAHIYHAHFDQICALGIEAHLNTNYRHFLLFVDEFALLSEKDLVPLEDFNKTILNETGK, encoded by the exons ATGTCCACCCTGTTCAACAT CAAGAGCGGCCAGTCTCGCA CCTTCAAGCCCAAGAAGGTCCCGGAGGGCACGAAGCAGTGGCAGCTCAAGCAGTATGCACAACAGACACTT GGTTCTGGTAATTTGAGAACAGCAGTCAAACTCCCAGAAGGTGAAGACCTGCAAGAATGGATCGCTGTACACG TCGttgacttcttcaaccaCGTCAACATGCTATACGGTACGGTATCCGAGTTCTGTACTCCAACAGAG TGCCCCGTAATGAACGCCGGGCCAAAATATGAGTACTtttgggaagatggaacCAATTA CAAAAAACCTACCCAGCTTTCGGCCCCAGCTTACGTTGAAGCTCTCATGTCATGGACTCAGTCTATCCTCGATGACGAAAAGCACTTCCCTCAGACTATTGGCAAGCGCTTCCCGCCTACATTCATGACGACCGCCAAAACGATTTTGAGACGGTTATTCAGAGTATATGCCCATATCTACCATGCCCATTTTGACCAAATCTGTGCGTTAGGTATTGAGG CTCACTTGAACACCAACTACcgccatttccttctttttgtGGATGAG TTTGCTTTGCTGTCAGAAAAGGACCTCGTCCCTCTTGAAGATTTCAACAAGACCATCTTGAATGAAACGGGGAAGTAG
- a CDS encoding expressed protein, producing the protein MRIPGILPFLPLLPFIYAATISGNIAFNGLLTLDSLPPTSQISLDHGLTKVWVKQDGSFTFHNVPEGTHQLEPLIPGYIFHPLLVTVKPTVSSESDPAKASSEDQMHVQILNPARQPLPISSVSLPYPLVLEPVAKENYFIPKNGMNMLGLLKSPMVLMMLFSGIMMWGMPKLLSNMDDPEFSKEMAETRQKMQGLQNGDWTGALSNMLAGTAEDKSAPVQSGGGSAKAGGKKRRK; encoded by the exons atgCGCATACCCGGAATCTTGCCATTCTT GCCGCTTCTCCCCTTTATCTATGCGGCAACCATCTCTGGCAACATTGCTTTCAATGGTTTGCTAACGT TGGACTCTCTGCCTCCTACAAGCCAAATCTCATTGGATCATGGGTTGACAAAAGTGTGGGTCAAGCAGGATGGATCATTCACATT CCATAATGTACCTGAGGGTACCCATCAGCTTGAACCTCTCATCCCAGGCTACATATTCCACCCC TTACTGGTTACTGTGAAACCAACCGTCTCTTCCGAATCCGATCCTGCCAAAGCCTCGTCCGAGGACCAAATGCACGTGCAGATCCTGAATCCTGCTCGTCAGCCCCTTCCGATATCTTCAGTATCACTCCCTTACCCTTTGGTGCTTGAACCCGTCGCGAAGGAAAATTACTTCATCCCCAAGAATGGGATGAATATGCTAGGGCTGTTGAAGAGCCCGATGGTTCTAATGATGCTGTTCAGTGGGATAATGATGTGGGGAATGCCTAAATTACTC TCAAATATGGATGATCCAGAGTTCTCAAAGGAGATGGCAGAGACCAGACAGAAGATGCAGGGGCTTCAGAATGGAGATTGGACCGGAGC GTTGTCCAACATGCTTGCAGGTACAGCGGAGGACAAGTCTGCTCCAGTGCAGTCCGGTGGTGGGTCTGCCAAGGCAGGAGGTAAGAAGCGCAGGAAGTAG